A genomic region of Brevibacillus sp. JNUCC-41 contains the following coding sequences:
- a CDS encoding R2-like ligand-binding oxidase has product MRHYVSTSQKGINRDSLPFKLYEKAKKFGTWDPNNIDFSKDKADWESLNMDQQDTLLQLISFFYGAEEAVTHDILPLIYAISKTGQYEEEMYLTTFLFEEAKHADFFSLLLQNIGIKRDLNSFLSPVYRKVFDEILPETMGRLLHDQSPEAIADASVVYNMFAEGVLAETGYWDFYESLAKIKKMPGLLEGITHIKRDESRHIGFGTFLLQRLISENPHLLDRILNKLQGLMPIAIELSETMRFEEVSPFGVKKSDSQAFMAKQLNARIEVLKRAQGKSLDEIYRTEIIFE; this is encoded by the coding sequence ATGCGTCATTATGTGTCTACTAGTCAAAAAGGAATTAATCGAGACTCACTGCCATTTAAACTATATGAGAAGGCTAAAAAATTTGGAACTTGGGATCCTAACAACATTGATTTTAGTAAAGATAAAGCTGATTGGGAATCATTAAATATGGACCAGCAAGATACACTTCTTCAACTAATTTCCTTTTTTTACGGTGCTGAAGAGGCCGTAACCCATGATATTCTTCCACTTATTTATGCAATTTCAAAAACAGGACAATATGAGGAAGAAATGTATTTAACAACCTTTTTATTCGAGGAAGCGAAACATGCAGACTTTTTTAGTCTTCTGTTACAAAACATCGGTATTAAACGAGATTTAAATTCTTTTCTTTCACCTGTTTATAGAAAGGTATTTGATGAAATATTGCCAGAAACGATGGGCCGCTTATTACATGACCAATCTCCTGAAGCCATTGCGGATGCCTCCGTTGTTTATAATATGTTCGCAGAAGGAGTACTTGCTGAAACCGGGTATTGGGATTTTTATGAGAGTTTAGCTAAAATTAAAAAAATGCCTGGCCTCTTAGAAGGGATTACCCATATTAAAAGAGACGAGTCAAGGCACATCGGATTTGGAACCTTCCTATTACAACGTCTTATTTCTGAGAATCCACATTTATTAGACCGTATTTTAAATAAACTCCAAGGATTAATGCCAATTGCAATCGAATTGAGTGAAACGATGCGATTTGAAGAAGTAAGTCCATTTGGTGTAAAAAAATCAGATAGTCAAGCTTTTATGGCCAAACAATTGAATGCAAGGATAGAAGTGTTGAAGCGAGCTCAAGGTAAAAGCTTAGACGAGATTTACCGTACGGAAATTATTTTTGAATAA